The genomic stretch GTTCGGTAATGTCTTCAAAATAAGCTACtaacttcttaacttttttttttcatctttatccttattattttaaataaatgagatTGTTTACCCCttccaattaaaactcttttggcattttctcttcaatatattttgttgtaatttcaatttgacatttgtgtttgaacagtaatttttgtatgaattaattttattttattattatttttgaaaacagtatgaactaattttatgaattataaacattttgttttactttatatatttttaaatatatgtttttactttatattttattaaaatatattgattttattattttatattttaatatgtaaacaaatctatttaaatttaaaactatttaaattttatgaaagtatcatttttagtctttttacatttatcagcttatcaaaagactaattttaccaaagacTTTTACGCATaatagctagcttaacagctcttcagattttagcttcgagcttataacttttcagctttcagctactttttcagctaggtttgccaaacatagccaaatTAATTTTAGTTGGTTTGACGAAGTTTGGTTGATTTAATTGGTCAATAAGATActttaagtgtttgataaatgacttattatatatatatattagcttaTTGGGGCAATAAGCCAAAATCTGAAAAGTTAGGAAgtgtatagttttttttttttgttaattagttgattggccttaattatgaaatgaccaATTTCCCTTGTCAtcattaatatttatatgtcTCTTGTTGTTGCCCATCTTCCTTgcctttttattatttattttttttttgttttcgtaacaacataataataaatagtgtaaaagtaatttaagaattaataaattagCACAATATATTTATGCTCttataagtcattttacatacaatcatctaataataaacaattaatttgtCAAAAACTTTTTTACAACCGCCAACCAACTAATACTATCAGCTAATTCTAGTTAACCCAATTAGTTATCAACTAACAAGTCATTGGTTCTATGGTGTAGTGGTTAGCACTCTGGACTTTGAATCCAGTGACCTGGGTTCAACTCCCGGTAGGACCTAATAAATATTGGTAGAAAATAACCCACTGTGATGCACATTAAGTAAACATTAAAACTTTTTGGCATgaatcaataaaatttaaatatttaaaaataatgatttcataattttttttatatttaacgGAAGGGGGAAACTCATATGAGTTCATGCACAGCTAAGCATCAATATACATGAGAAACCTTTCTCTACTGCAAGTAGGATACCTCTCAACAGTCCCCAGGCTTCACCTTGTATGGGTGTGCAAGGTCTTAAGTTTTAGTAGATTCACAGATCCAGCTACCTGTGCAATCCCTTATATTTCCTCCATCTCCTACTTTGGTGAGGGTAAGGACGAACCTGCTCAAGGGCACAGGTGATCCCGCCTCTCAGCGAACCCATGGTCCAAACGACCAACATTATCCAGCATAGCAGTGTCCTGATCTTCCGGTCTATACTCAAAGATTCTGGGAAAGTCAGGAGGTTCTCCTAGTAGCTCATAGTCATCATCCATTCTAGCGGGTGACTCAGGTGGATCATTCGAGTGTTGGATCTTTGTGATTGTGATCTGTTTCCCTCTGATAGAGCCTCTAACTACTGTATGTTCGGGTTCGGCTGCCGCTCTTCTTGGTGTCGATCCCCTGCCACCCCTCCCTCTAAATGCTCCACGCTTTGGAGGAATGGTTTGTCTGGGTGAGGCAATCTGTGGTAATGGTCTTTGACCCTCATTCGTTTGGTTATTCTGATTCGTACGGATTCTAGGCAATGGCCTTTGAGCCGCATATTCAGTAGTTGCAGGGACTGTATATTCGTTGGGACCATTATCCTTGGCATCATTCAGGCCCTCTAGGACTGCAAATCGGGAATTCGATCCCAGGCCTCCTTGGACTTCGTTGTATGCTGGCATTCGGTTTTGTCCGGCGTTAGGCAGCCAGTAGTCCGGTTGCCTCCCCTCTGTTGTCCCCTTCTTTCCTTCCTAGCTACCAACATCCACGCCCCGAAGTTCTCCTTTCGAATTCGATTTTAGATGGACTCTTGACGCACCGCATTAGGGGTCTCATTCATTGATCTCTCTGCCCTCTAAGCCTGCTCTGTATCTGGGACGTGCGCCTCGTTCCCTGCCTCTTGATTTCCCGTTCCACATTGATCTTGCTTATGGCCATAGATGCCACACTTGAAGCACACCATTTGAATCCCCTCATACTCTATTGGAATAACCTCGCCACCTAATGTGAATTTTGCCAGTAGTGATTTTGTCAGATCCAACTCCACACACACTCTAGCAAACCTGCCTATTGATACCAAACTTGTAGTGGTGTCCACCTTGATCGGTCGCCCTATGTATTTCCCTATTTTCATTAGGAAGTCGTCTTCGAAATACTCGATCGGAACCGCTGGGAACCTTACCCAGACCAACAGCTTATCCATTCTACTTTTGTGAGGGAAGAAGTTCGACACCCATTCTTGGACTGTTAGATAATGTCCCATGATAATCCAGGGGCCTTCGTATTTAGCAAACTCGTAGTCTTGGAGCGCATCAAATCTCGCCAGgtagtaatcttggtcgattgCAATTAGGTCAAAATTTGATTCTGGCTTCTACATCGTTTGGAGCCTTTGCAGAAGGTAGGAATAGCTTACCTTGCGTCCAAGAACTTTGATTATGAGAGTCCGACGCCATGGGCGTCTGAGGCGTTCTTTTTCCTCTTTGGACACCGGGATCGTTGGGCAATTCGGGTCAGAGCTTGCCTCATCCATCGCTTCATCATCTGAGACTGCTTCATCTCCCAACTGTGTGTATTGCTCTTTTCTACCCTAGGCGTTATTGGGGGTCTCAACCGGAGTTCTCCATTGGGTGGAATTTGGAGATTTCAGGCCAGCTGCTAGGAGGGTTTCTTAAACAGTCCCGTCCTTCGGAGTAAGTATTGGCGCTTCCATTGCTTCTCGATCGCGCTTTGATTTCTTCGAGTTCCGATGCAGTAGGTCCCCGGCTGCCAGTGACTGAGTGGTCGCTTCCGGCAAACATACATCAGACAAGGAGTCGGTGATAGTCTCCAGCTCGCGTTACCTTTCTTGGAGAATTCCCCTGGTAATCCACTTTAAAACCAtgatttcataatttaaatgtaTACTGTACACCGTTTTAATAATTTTGCTTGTTGATATTATTGTTTACGGTTAGTTTGGTTCGTGGAACATGATTTAGaaggaattgaatttaaattctataaaatattttattgattctaTTATTTGGTTGTAGGAAATAAgttgttagaaataattaagTATAAAGACTCAAATAATGTCCCGACATAATAAATATGTGTGAACATAATATATGAATTATGCTATATCTTTTtctcataaaatgtgtcaaaataaAATACGAAATGAgaataaagaattttattttcctcaaatttgaggaattcgATTCTTATTGCATAAATTATCTCatcaacatttttctttttttttttttgaatactactgattctattataatgcaatatatgttcataactacttttcaacctaataaaacacaaaaagtcaatatcacctccacttAGACTCGAACGCACAACCTCTCATATAGGGGAGCAATTTGGTGCCGTTGGACTACAAGGTTCTTGGCCTCTCATCTtgatggcatgtttggttcacatgCAGAAAAATATTAACGGAGACTAGCAACTTTTAGGAAACAAGAACAAATATGGGCGTAAGATAGTCTATGTCGTGTTATAAAACACTGCATTCactccttattttagttgttttgatgcttattttctttatcctagtgtaattgataattgtttgtgtgttatattgttccaagagttgaattatctacaaggagcATCGAAgaaagaattttggaacattttgaacaagttttggaagaaaaggaaattaactaaggaaggaaaggaaacaagaataagaattggaagttgcctcatgggcccaaggcccatctatctcctatatattctacatattctctacaatttaaggagttcccaaccttagttagttttagtctattttttcctcttctctttagatttccctagtatagtttagattattattattattttttgaaaatcaagtataatttagattagttttaaattagattatttaatttcaagcttggaatcgcaaattggagttgaatttgttctttatcaatagtaaagttctcttattcttttatttactttcttttcagatttcttgcaatgtttatggttatttattattgctttgctttgtttacttttatgatgcatgagtagttagtttttgggtttgaattagggttctatttttattcttgatgctaggtttatgattattgcataaaggggataattaattaatctagggtttttatgtttgaagtggattataaattcctcttattgataattgatgcacaacttttattgatttgctttggagaggatttcatcacaacgaaagttgggtgaaagactcaatttcaacccaatttttcctactatgagaatatgggtaatttgggggcttataatttttttgtgttttaaggttaagattgatgcatcaccaaagtggggcaatcctagcctaattctagtttattgattacgaaagtagctaaactgaattcttgagttcattgtcaataaatcccttggttaattgttttttcctaattttgagattgttagagcatcaatgaattccaatactttagtgcatAGAATttctacatatcatacaagtacgtgccatagtcccaatcctcagGGGAACGgcatttacaccctctttttattatcaccattttactcatcactgccttaaaaatatttaatttccgGTTACGGTCCAAGACGCTCTCGACTAGCTACAcagattatattatatatatgctcataaGTAAGAGGGAAGATAAGAAAGGAATAAGCTTTTTAAGTAAGGCTTCAATCAATTGTTGTGTCTTTGTTCGACATGGAGAGGTAATTTATAGTGTGaagtataaaaaatttcataacCCTGACAACACATATGCATGATTTCTATGGGTATGGATCTTGAACAAAGTAATGCCCACATCTCAACCATGCTACCATGATGTCAGGCACACAAGGCTTATTTGGACagattcaaatttttataagaGAACATaattaacaacaataataatagttttcaaaaaaaaaacaataataataatccctttAATGAATGGATGATTTTCCAACAGTGCAAACTCACTTTTCaaaatcaatgtgggacaagtgCTTTTACAAAGCCTTTTCACCttcatttttcaactcaaaagggtctactttgagaatcaatttctcatttactCATTATTCGTTTtaagcatacaatatatcaatctcttcatctCACTACGAAAggtccgaatc from Ipomoea triloba cultivar NCNSP0323 chromosome 12, ASM357664v1 encodes the following:
- the LOC115999480 gene encoding uncharacterized protein LOC115999480 yields the protein MDEASSDPNCPTIPVSKEEKERLRRPWRRTLIIKVLGRKKPESNFDLIAIDQDYYLARFDALQDYEFAKYEGPWIIMGHYLTVQEWVSNFFPHKSRMDKLLVWVRFPAVPIEYFEDDFLMKIGKYIGRPIKVDTTTSLVSIGRFARVCVELDLTKSLLAKFTLGGEVIPIEYEGIQMVCFKCGIYGHKQDQCGTGNQEAGNEAHVPDTEQA